One window of the Streptomyces sp. TS71-3 genome contains the following:
- a CDS encoding DUF6355 family natural product biosynthesis protein, which produces MRRGIKSALATAAVAAAASLAMGTASASAAPVTAPQAQEAKAASACGWYTDWTAHAWYNHCGTGRVVIYVDLLSVGGSSEGYETCVGPGDTYLGSWPAVQGAWYVGRTC; this is translated from the coding sequence ATGCGACGAGGTATCAAGTCGGCGCTGGCGACCGCCGCGGTGGCCGCTGCCGCGAGCCTGGCCATGGGCACGGCCTCCGCGAGCGCGGCTCCGGTGACCGCGCCGCAGGCGCAGGAGGCGAAGGCCGCCTCTGCCTGCGGCTGGTACACGGACTGGACCGCCCACGCCTGGTACAACCACTGCGGGACCGGGCGGGTGGTCATCTACGTGGATCTCCTGAGCGTCGGCGGCAGCTCCGAGGGCTACGAGACGTGCGTGGGACCGGGCGACACCTATCTGGGTAGTTGGCCGGCTGTGCAGGGGGCCTGGTACGTGGGACGTACCTGCTGA